In the genome of Raphanus sativus cultivar WK10039 chromosome 4, ASM80110v3, whole genome shotgun sequence, one region contains:
- the LOC108849503 gene encoding cytochrome P450 711A1 — MKTQHLWWEVLDLFLVQNRVLVPFLSFIAVVVIVFYLYRPSWSVLNVPGPTAMPLVGHLPMMAKYGPDVFSVLAKHYGPIFRFQMGRQPLIIVAEAELCREVGIKKFKDIPNRSIPSPISASPLHQKGLFFTRDKRWSKMRNTILSLYQPSHLTSLIPTMQNFITCATHNLDTEVPEDVVISDLFLKLTTDIIGEAAFGVDFGLSGKKTIKKDSNVEVTDFINQHVYSTTQLKMDLSGSLSIILGLLIPILQEPFRQILKRIPGTMDWRVEKTNTRLSGQLNEIVSKRAKERDTDSKDFLSLILKARELDSFAKCIFTPDYISAVTYEHLLAGSATTAFTLSSVLYLVSAHLEVEKRLLQEIDGFGGRDLIPTSHELKYKFPYLDQVIKETMRFYMVSPLVARETSKEVEIGGYLLPKGTWVWLALGVLAKDPKNFPEPEKFKPERFDPYGEGEKLRHPYAFIPFGIGPRACVGQRFALQEIKLTLLHLYRNYIFRHSPDMEKPLQLDYGVILSFKNGVKLRAIKRF, encoded by the exons ATGAAGACGCAACATTTATGGTGGGAAGTTCTAGATCTATTCTTAGTACAAAACCGAGTTCTTGTTCCATTCTTGAGTTTTATAGCGGTTGTGGTTATTGTCTTCTACTTGTACCGACCTTCCTGGTCCGTACTCAATGTCCCCGGTCCAACCGCTATGCCTCTTGTTGGCCACTTGCCCATGATGGCTAAGTACGGCCCTGACGTCTTCTCCGTTCTTGCTAAGCACTATGGCCCGATCTTCAG ATTTCAGATGGGGAGGCAACCATTGATAATAGTTGCAGAAGCAGAGCTTTGCAGAGAAGTTGGGATAAAAAAGTTCAAAGACATTCCAAACAGAAGTATTCCTTCTCCAATCTCAGCCTCTCCTCTTCACCAGAAAGGTCTCTTCTTCACCAG GGACAAGAGATGGTCTAAAATGAGAAACACCATCTTATCTCTCTACCAGCCTTCACATTTGACAAGTCTTATCCCAACAATGCAAAATTTCATCACTTGTGCTACTCATAATCTTGATACTGAAGTACCAGAAGATGTCGTTATCTCCGATCTCTTCCTCAAGCTAACCACAGATATCATCGGAGAAGCTGCTTTTGGAGTGGATTTTGGCCTGTCGggtaaaaaaacaattaaaaaagataGCAATGTAGAGGTTACTGATTTCATAAACCAGCATGTGTACTCCACAACACAGCTCAAGATGGATTTGTCTGGCTCACTCTCCATCATCTTAGGCTTACTGATTCCGATCTTACAAGAGCCATTCAGGCAGATTCTGAAGAGAATACCAGGAACTATGGACTGGAGAGTCGAGAAGACTAACACGAGACTTAGTGGACAACTCAATGAGATTGTGTCAAAGCGAGCCAAGGAGAGAGATACTGACTCAAAAGATTTCTTGTCATTGATTTTGAAAGCTAGAGAGTTGGACTCTTTTGCCAAGTGCATCTTTACACCTGATTATATTAGCGCTGTGACTTATGAGCATCTTCTTGCTGGCTCTGCAACCACTGCTTTCACATTATCCTCTGTTCTCTACTTAGTCTCTGCTCATCTTGAAGTTGAGAAACGTCTGCTTCAAGAGATTGACGGGTTTGGAGGACGTGATTTGATCCCAACTTCCCAtgaattaaaatacaaatttccATACCTTGATCAG gtcaTCAAAGAGACTATGAGATTCTACATGGTCTCCCCATTGGTTGCAAGGGAAACATCAAAAGAAGTGGAGATAGGAGGTTACCTACTTCCCAAG GGGACATGGGTTTGGTTGGCACTAGGGGTTCTAGCAAAGGACCCCAAAAATTTTCCAGAGCCAGAAAAGTTTAAGCCGGAGAGATTTGATCCCTACGGAGAAGGGGAGAAACTTAGACATCCATATGCTTTCATCCCGTTTGGCATTGGTCCACGAGCCTGTGTTGGACAAAGATTTGCCCTGCAAGAGATCAAACTCACCTTGTTGCATCTCTACCGTAATTACATTTTTAGACATTCTCCAGATATGGAAAAACCACTGCAGCTTGATTATGGTGTAATCCTCAGCTTCAAGAATGGTGTTAAGCTCAGAGCCATCAAAAGATTCTGA
- the LOC108829661 gene encoding F-box/kelch-repeat protein At3g13680-like: MMMMISDLEEEILRRVPMTSLKAVRSTCKKWNAVTKTWLLGKAAAGEQQQQHQFLTMNGRVYSFQFHLEEYVSVKQVDLLNELEVSKVYHCDGLVLCVAMENSKLVLWNPYLCQTRLIGPRESFNIKDRHAIGYGYDSNSNSNERNHKILRFVDDFSLTFAEDDNSILPERKREVAYEIYDIRSDSWRVLEEVNPEEGSIETHQRGVSVKGNTYFLANRHIGLVGCVTEVQVFLLCFDFTKERFGPRLPLPFDSLDGFNGDIVTLSSFLRGDGDGDDEQLAVRFGGYESGFFEIWVTLTVGPNRASWSKFLRVEPGPYSSYGFNFYASLSGGSFFVDEENKLAVLFELDETKTAHKAFVFGQDGSFKSSVNLGEALILERRSPILTYMLCKAAYPPLVCSYRPSLVQLKHPLVCNSKRKRMPLLSSVKFRKLV, encoded by the exons tcagcgATCTTGAGGAGGAGATACTGAGGAGGGTTCCGATGACATCACTGAAGGCGGTTCGATCTACTTGCAAAAAGTGGAACGCTGTAACGAAAACATGGCTTTTGGGTAAAGCAGCAGCAGgagagcagcagcagcagcatcagTTTCTGACGATGAATGGCAGGGTCTACTCTTTTCAGTTCCATCTCGAAGAATATGTATCGGTAAAGCAGGTGGATTTGCTTAACGAACTGGAGGTTTCCAAGGTATATCACTGCGATGGATTGGTGTTATGTGTGGCTATGGAAAACTCGAAGCTGGTGTTGTGGAACCCTTACCTGTGTCAAACAAGGTTGATCGGTCCGAGAGAAAGTTTCAACATAAAAGACAGGCACGCGATCGGATACGGATACGACTCCAACTCCAACTCCAACGAGCGCAACCACAAAATCCTGAGGTTTGTTGATGACTTCAGCCTGACGTTTGCGGAGGATGATAACAGCATTTTACCAGAACGCAAACGCGAGGTTGCGTACGAAATCTATGATATTAGGTCTGATTCATGGAGGGTCCTCGAGGAGGTGAATCCCGAGGAGGGGTCGATAGAGACACATCAGCGAGGCGTGTCTGTCAAGGGAAACACCTACTTTTTGGCTAATCGTCATATTGGCCTGGTTGGATGCGTGACAGAGGTTCAAGTTTTCTTACTCTGTTTTGATTTTACCAAAGAGAGGTTTGGACCGCGCTTGCCTCTTCCTTTTGACTCTTTAGATGGTTTCAATGGTGACATTGTGACCCTCTCAAGCTTCCTTAGaggtgatggtgatggtgatgatgagcAGCTTGCGGTCCGCTTTGGTGGTTATGAATCTGGCTTTTTTGAGATTTGGGTTACTCTTACTGTTGGCCCCAACCGTGCGTCCTGGAGCAAGTTTTTGCGAGTGGAACCGGGCCCCTACTCAAGCTACGGTTTTAACTTCTATGCCTCACTTTCTGGTGGGAGCTTCTTTGTTGATGAGGAAAACAAACTTGCTGTCTTGTTTGAACTCGACGAAACCAAGACTGCTCACAAGGCTTTTGTGTTTGGACAAGACGGCTCCTTCAAATCCTCCGTCAACCTCGGAGAAGCTCTCATACTCGAACGCCGCTCCCCCATACTTACCTACATGCTCTGTAAAGCTGCTTATCCCCCACTTGTTTGCTCTTATCGTCCCAGCTTAGTGCAACTCAAGCATCCTCTTGTGTGCAACAGCAAAAGGAAACGCATGCCTCTACTTTCAAGt GTTAAATTCAGGAAGTTAGTCTGA
- the LOC108829653 gene encoding uncharacterized protein LOC108829653, protein MYTEEKKKDKNYGTIFVYFVLCFVLIVEVSRFAKPYHSNLQNLMETEALVVEEGFVDVLNSGKLPCPFKTSSSASARSHEKLSGLIRREDRARPPSSYCVKFQNFATMAKLVKDNGDKYESRPFSVGGYNWTLLIYPNENKPVGSGGFVSMYVRIDNSSLIANPHDVYAEITFLTYKSTIDRYHFLQETDAQRFHLFKQQYGQLNFLEIGYYRDPGHGFIFDGGQSVFGVDILVANPFEKWEVFSYEENIRDPLFNWKLIKFSTRNLDSYTSDSFSSGGRDWVLKVYPNGVGHATGNSLSLFLLSASNEKGYVKAKLRVIDQIRSNHLEKQVEGWPNATENGWGFEKFISFADLKDSTKGFIADDAIKFEVEILSFSKTDTL, encoded by the exons atgtatacagaggaaaagaagaaagacaaAAACTATGGCACGATCTTTGTTTACTTCGTCCTCTGCTTCGTACTCATCGTGGAAGTTTCAAGATTCGCTAAACCTTATCACAGCAACCTTCAGAACCTAATGGAGACAGAAGCATTAGTAGTAGAAGAAGGATTCGTGGACGTCCTGAACTCAGGGAAACTTCCATGTCCCTTCAAAACATCTAGCTCTGCCTCTGCTAGGAGTCACGAGAAGCTCTCGGGACTAATAAGACGAGAGGATAGAGCTCGTCCTCCATCTTCGTACTGCGTGAAGTTCCAGAATTTTGCCACTATGGCGAAACTGGTCAAAGACAACGGTGACAAGTACGAGTCACGTCCTTTCTCCGTTGGTGGATACAACTG GACGTTACTAATCTACCCTAACGAGAACAAGCCAGTGGGCTCGGGTGGATTCGTTTCGATGTACGTTAGAATCGATAACTCAAGCCTCATAGCCAACCCACACGATGTGTATGCAGAGATCACATTCCTTACCTATAAAAGCACTATAGACAGATACCATTTTCTTCAGG AGACCGATGCGCAGCGGTTTCATTTGTTTAAACAACAATATGGACAGCTAAACTTTCTTGAGATTGGTTACTACAGAGATCCAGGACATGGATTTATTTTCGACGGTGGACAAAGTGTGTTTGGTGTTGACATCCTCGTTGCTAACCCCTTTGAGAAGTGGGAAGTTTTCTCTTACGAAGAAAACATTCGTGACCCTCTTTTCAACTGGAAGCTCATTAAATTCTCTACACGTAATCTTGACTCTTACACTTCTGATTCGTTTTCTTCTGGAGGAAGAGACTG GGTGTTGAAAGTGTATCCCAACGGAGTTGGGCATGCAACGGGCAATTCGCTGTCACTCTTTTTGTTAAGTGCGTCAAATGAAAAGGGTTACGTGAAAGCCAAGTTACGAGTTATTGACCAGATCCGGTCCAACCATTTGGAGAAACAAG TGGAGGGATGGCCTAACGCAACGGAAAATGGATGGGGGTTTGAGAAGTTTATTTCTTTCGCAGATCTCAAGGACTCAACCAAAGGTTTCATTGCTGATGATGCCATCAAGTTTGAAGTCGAGATCTTGTCCTTCTCTAAGACCGATACTCTCTAA